GAATTTCCGCCATTTTTTTAATAACGGCATCTCCCCCGTCATGGCCGAAGCGGTCATTAACCAGCTTGAAGTGATCCAGATCCAGCATGAGAAGAGAGAAGGTTTCTCCCGAACGCCTGTAGTCGCTGATAAAATGCTCGAGAATGCTGCTCATGAAACGGCGGTTGGACAATCCTGTCATATGATCGGTAATGGACAATTCCTCGAGAAGTATATTCTGCTCCCTGATCTTCTCTTCCTGTTTCTTCTGGACGGTTACATCGACGATAAGGCCCTGGACCATCTCGAAATCCCCGTCTTCGGACCGGAAATGGTTATCATAACTTCTGACCCACCTGATTTCTCCGTCCTTCCGGATAATTCTGTATTCCGATTCATTCTCGTAGCCCGGCTTTTCATAAATTTTCAGCCCTTCTTCCGCCATTCTGTCTCTGTCATCGGGATGAATGATTTCCAGCCAGGAAGCCAGATCCCTGGCCTGGTCCTCCGGGTAGCCGCTCAGCTTTTCCAGGGCTCCGGAGGTGAACATGGCCAGACGCTCGGGTTTGAGCATCCTCTGAAAGGCGATTCCCTGGAGGTTTTCTATAAACTGTCTGTAACCTGCCGTGCGGAACTGCATGTATTCCTCTTTCCGCTGATATTCGGTGAAGTCTATACCAATCAGTTCGAAAAGCCCTTCCTCCACCTTGCGCCGCCCCGCTTTCAGGGATTTGCCGGTCCGGGCAAATGTAAGGATCATTGTGTCCCTCGTCAGGATCTTTTCCAGAGAAAGCTCAGTCCTGTCACCGAATGCAATCTGAGCAGCATTTTTCTTTTTATGGCACTCCAGACCTGACAGCTCCCGGAATATAGCATTGCAGTCCAGAAGATAAAGAGAGGTATTATCACATCTGAGAAGAGCGTATGCCATTCCGTATTGATCCGGATCTACCTTTCTTTCCATAGTTTAATTTTCCTATGTAAGCTTTGAAAATTCAAACTGCTTTCATTTTGGTCTTCCCGCCATTGCACGGCTGGACGAAAACTGCTAAAAAGGGAAAGATGATAGTAGACACATCGAAGCTTCCCTGGCTGCGCGGAATGAGCCACAACGGCCGCGTCGTAACCATGACCGAGCCATTCTGGTCCATACCTTTTAATATGTTCACGGTCTATGCCGTCCTTTACATGATGGAACTGGGTTTGACAGAGAGACAGATCGGCCTGACCCAGACAGTTCTCGTTGGCACTCAGATACTATCATCTCTGATTTCGGGGAGCCTGACAGACCGTCTCGGCAGAAAAAAAACAACTGTGATTTTTGATATGATCTCATGGATGGTGGCCTGCCTGGTTTGGGCCACGAGCCGCAGCATCGTCGGGTTTCTCATAGCCGCAGTTCTAAACGGCATCAATAAAGTGGTATATGTCTCCTTCACCTGCATGGTGACAGAAGATGCCACGTCCTCCCAGAGACTGCGAAATTATTCGGGGCTTCACTTTATGGTATTGACCGGTGGCTTTTTCGCTCCACTCGCGGGACTCATAGTCGCCGATAAAGGGATCATCGGCGGCACCAGACTGATTTATCTCGGATCGGCTGTCATAATGGGGCTGATGTTTCTGGTGCGGAATATTCTGTGGACGGAACCGGTTTTCGAAAAAGAGGAAAAGCACACAGGCATGTTAAGGGGATTGAGTGAGTCCCTTTCCTATTTTCTCGCCGACCGGCAGCGGATCATAACATTTGTTCTCCAGGCGGTGGTGCAATTTTTTTATATCTTTAAACCGCTTTTCTATTTTGCCTATCTGAAAGATGTGGCGGGACTGAAATCGGGATTTATTTCCATCGTTCCCATGGTTATTTCCCTTATCACTATGATCGTACTTCTGGGTATTATGCCGAGAGTGAAAAACAGACAGAGAAAGACCATGCTGACAACCGGTTTTCTCGCCGGGAGCCTGTCGCTCCTCCTGCTTCTCCTCTCTCCCGGTCATCACTGGAGCCTGCTGCTTTTCTCCGTTCTTCTCGACGGAATGAGTGCGGCCCTCATACGTCCGCTTCTCGACAGCCTCTGGGCCGATCATCTCGATAACAGAAAAAGGACCAGACAGCTGGCGGCCGGGAATCTACTCTTCGGGCTCCTTTCCATACCGGCGGGAAGCATAGCCGCGGAAATGTACAGCCTCTCCCCCTACCTCCCTTTCGGGACGGCCGGAGCGATTCTCCTGCTCTCCGGCGCTTTGAGCCTGACTCTCAGGAGGCATGAATAATGAAAAAACTCCTGCTGATCCGCCACGGGGAAAGCGAAGCGAACAGAAACCGGATACTGGCGAGCCGCCTCCCCTACCCCCTGACTGATGCGGGAAGAAACGACGCCCGGCTGATTGCAGAAGAACTGAAAAGCAGAACCACACCGGACCGCATCATATCCTCCCCACTCGTACGGGCTCTCGAAACGGCGAAGGAATTCGCCGCAGTCTTCAATCTGCCGGTTAGCGAGGATGAGAGAATCGCCGAGCAGGATCTGGGCATATATTCCGGTATGAACTACGATGAAGTGAAGAGGGAAGAACATTATGAACCGGATCCCCTGAAAAGATGGGACTGGGTTCCCGCGGGCGGCGGAGAGTCCTATTCGATGATAGCCGATAGACTTCTCTCGTTTTTCCGGGAACTGGAAGGGGATGAAAAGGATGAAACTCTTCTCATTGTAACCCATGCTGTGGCTTTCCGTATTATCCGGGCCATACTGAAAAATACCCTCCCACTCTACGAGGCTCCCTTTCCCAACAACGGGGAAATCTGGAGAGTGGATTTTAAGAGGATAGGAGACTGTCACAACATCGATTCAATCTTTCTTGGCGACAGCCGGTCTTTCGTTCACAACCCCTGATAGGATGCCACGGCCAGACCGGCGGCGATCCCCCTGAAGGAATCCCATTCCTCCGGCTCCTGTCCGAGAAGTTCAGCAAGGTGCTGCCTGACGGCGGGAATCCTCGATGACCCCCCGGTGCAGAGGACCCGGCTCAAATCCCTTTTATCAAGCCCCGCTTTGTCCAGAACTTCGGCGACAACTGCCGTGATGTCTTTGAATACAGGTTCAAGGATATCCTTAAAATCGGTCCGGGAAAATTCAACTGAAAGATCTATCTCCTCCATAATAATGGAAGTCATCTCCACAGTAGAGAGCGCGATTTTTGCTTCTTCAATAAGCTCTATGAGCTGAAAAGACCCGTTGAGGCGGATCAGTTTTTTCAGACGTTTCCCTTTTTCACCATTCTGACCGCCGCTTTTTATCAGATTGTTGATCTTTTCCATAAAGCGGGACTGGTTGAGCAGGTATGTGCTCTGCCAGTTGAGAAGGTTTTCTTCAAACTCGGAGAAGTGAAAATCCTCTGCATTCCCGAGACCATCCCCCAGAAAAGGGAAGATTTTATGGCGGTAAATCAGACGGTCGATGTTGTCACCCGCCCGCGGCACACCGGCAACGGCCTTTAAGCTGTAGCGTTTATTTTCCCTCGTCATAATACAGAGGTCGAGAGTTCCTCCTCCGAAGTCGACGACGAGAATGTTTTCGCCTTCCGCCGATTCATGACTGTGGAGATAGCTTAAGGCGGCGGCTTCCGGTTCCATCAGAAAAGAGACATCCCCCAGTCCGGCATTGGCGCAGATAGTTTTCATTCTCTCCAGCGCCAGGGATGTCGCATCCCCCGTTGACCCGCTGTACAGAACCGGACGGCCGACCGCGATCTTTTTCACAATGTTCTTTGTTTGATTTTCTATCTCTCCGCCTATGTGTCTGAGTATGATCGTCAAAATGGCTTCAAGGCGGAACTTTCTGCCGAAAACGTCGAAGCGGTGATCTCCGCTGTCACCGAGGTAACTTTTCATGGACCTGAAAAGCCGTCCAGGCAACTCCGAATCGATCTTCCCTTGAACTATAGTGGTAAAAGTCCGGTCCCGCTCAATGAAATAATCCCGATCCATTTCACCCATATGAACCGTTACGGACCCCACGTCCTTCTGGGAAAGCACGATTTTCCGCCCCGTATTGTCTTCAAGACAGCGGACCAGAGCCTCTGCTCCGACAGAAGGAGATCCTTCCCGGTCCAGATAGAGGGCTGTGGGCATTATGATTCCTTTACCGCTTCTATTGTCCAGCTTCAGATATGTGATTTGTCTGCCGTCGAAGACCGCTACCGTCGTATTGGACGTTCCGAAGTCGATCCCAATCCCCAGCTCTGTCATGGTGAATATCCTCAATATGCTGATTTAGTAAAACTTTTAATATTTAATAGGTAAAACTCTCAATTGTACAGTACAGACCGGTAGGAAAATAAAAAAGGGAGTCCGCCTCTGCCGTCTCCCCATAAATAGTATATAAAAATAATCAGCCAGGAATCAGGGATTGCAAATCATCAAGGGCTATCAGCCCCGGTTCGTCATAACGGATATGAGCTGCGCCGACGCGGTTTTCCGGCCCGATCCCCACAGTTTTCATTCCCCCTTCCAGGGCCGCTTTCACACCGGCTTCCGCATCCTCAACAACAATACACTGCGTTACCGGAAGCCCCAGCTGTCCGGCGGCATGAATGAAAACGTCGGGAGCCGGTTTCGGACGAACCACTGAATACCCGTCGCTCAACCCGTCAAAAAAGGAAATGAGTTCCAGTTTTTCCAGAATGAAACGGGCATTGCGGCTGGCTGACGCAAGGGAAATCTTCCACCCCCTCCGGCGGATGCCTTTCAGCAGATCTTCGACCCCGGGAAGAATGTCCTGGCGGGAAATCCCTTCCAGCAATGTCTGATAGTATGCATTCTTATCATCCATGCACCGGAGGATTCTCTCCTCCTCCATATTTGATCCCTTAAGAATGATTTCTAAGGATTTGCGCCTTGAAACGCCTCTGAGCTGCTCATTTACCGTTCTGTCAAAACTGAGTCCCTCTCTATCCGCAAGCCACTGCCAGGCTTTGTAATGAAATTCAGCCGTATCGGTAATGACACCATCGAGATCAAATATGATCCCCAGTATTCTCTCACCCAAAATAAACTTCTCCTTTATCGTACAGAAACATCTTATTTACTCCCCCTCTTACAAGGACATGAACAGAGGAAACGGACTGACGTATTATCTTCAACATCATTCCCGTAATTCTGATGAAAAGCGGCATCCGGCAGGAATGTGAGGGGGATGTCATAGATATCCCATGCCGCCCGATGCTTTAAACGAAACGATTAATCACCTCTTCACAGTAAAGAGAGCCGCCGCTGAAGACTTCCCGGAATTCAACGGCGGCTCTTTAAGGTATTATTAAAGCAGGCGATTTAATTCGTTCTACTTAATAGCTCCTTCAACCATCCCCTTTATGATGTATCTCTGAGCAAAAAGATAGAGAACGATAACGGGTAAAATGGCCAGCAGGGTCGATGTCAGAATCAGGTCCCATTGTTTCAGGTAGGCTCCGGCAAAAGCCGTTACCGCGATGGGAATAGTCTGAACCGCTCCGTTCGATCCCAAAACGAGGACCGGAAGCAGATAGTCATTCCAGATCCAGATTCCGTTCAGAATCAAAACCGTTACCATAATCGGCTTGAGAAGAGGAAAGACGATCTGAAAAAAGATTCTCTGCTGGGTACAACCGTCAATAGTTGCGGCCTCCTCCAGCTCATAGGGAATATTCTTGATAAATCCATGGAAAATAAAAATGGAAAGGGAAGACCCGAATCCCAGATAAGCGAAAACCATACCCGGTATGGTTCCCAGCAATTTGAAATTGAGGAAATCTCCCAGAACCCTCATCCAGCGAACCAGAGGATACATAAGAACCTGGAAGGGAATAACCATGGCGGCAACGAAGATCATAAAGATCCAGACAGCCCAGTCTCTGTGATTCCGGACCAGAACCCAGGCAGCCATGGCCGAAAAAACAACAATAACCAGGAGGGAGAGGAATGTGATCAGAAAACTGTCGACAAAGGCTCCCAGATAGTCCACTGTCCTGTTGTTGAAAATCAATGAGATATTTGTCCAGAGCTGACCCCAGCTTTCAGGCCAGGCAATAGCGTTGTAGATTATCTCTTTTGATGTTTTGGCTGAATTCAGAACGACCATGACAAAGGGAACCATAAAGAGAATAAACAGAAAAATGGTTATGGCTTCCAGAGTAATTCTACCGGCTCTGCGGGAATTCCCACCGACGCCTTTTTGACTCAATCGACTTAAACTACTCATTACATTTCCACCTCTTTTCTCTTGTTTATAGTAACCTGTATTAACGCCACTATGACCAGGGTGAGAAAGAGCACGACAGCTTTAGCCTGAGCTTCCGCCATCTTATTCGCCTGGGCCGTATCGACAATATTCATAGCAAACATCTGACTGGCTTTGACCGGAGTGCCCAGAAAGCGCGTAGCCGGCCCTCCGTTGGTCAGAGTGAAGTTCATATCAAAAAGCTTGAAGGAATTGGTCAGGGTCAAAAAGAGCGAAATGGTGAATGCGTTAGCCATCATGGGAATGAGAATATGGATCACTCTTTTAAGATATGGCGCGCCGTCAACCTGAGCGGCTTCCATCAATGAAGCGGGTATGCTCTGAATTGACGCCACATAAATGAGCATGAGATATCCGGAATACTGCCAGGTGTTGACAACGGACATGGCCCAGATAACCGTATCGGGCTTGCTGAGGAAAGAAGCCTGCAGAAAGCCAATGGAAAGACTGTCTCCGATAGCGAGGAAAATATTGTTGAAAAGGAACTGCCAGATGTAACCGAGTACGATCCCGCCGATCAGGTAGGGTACGAAAAAACCGGCCCGGTAAAAATTCCGGAGCTTGAGGTTACTTGTGACAATAAGAGATAATGAGAAACTGACTATATTTACCAGAATGACGTTTATGGCGGTAAAAGCTATAGTAATGACAAATGAGTGCAGAAAATCAGGTAAGGTAAACAGATTCATATAATGCTTGAATCCAATGAAATTGATATTGGGGCTGACTCCGTTCCAATCGGTCAGAGAATAATACAGCCCGAAAAAAAACGGAACCACGATAATCATGACAAATGCAAAAACCGTGGGAAAGAGAAATAGGATATTGACTAATCGTTTATTGTTCATCCCGGGGAACTCCTGGTAATTTTATCTGTGATGATTTTCACAAATAAACAAATGGATGAAGACGCGCGGTTTGACAACCGCGCGTCTCAAAAAATACTTACATGTTAGGAAGCTGAGCGAAAGCGTCTTTCATATCAGCAATAAACTGTTCAAGATCATCCTGATTCTGAGCGAAAAGGTCATAAATAGGTCCGAAAACGTTCTGACCGGCACCATCGGGAAGCATTCCGAAGAATACGCCGTAGTTTCCGCCCTTGGCGTTAGCAGCCATTAAAGCCTGGCTCAACTGTCCGGTAGGTTTGATTTCCACGGATTTGAATGCGGGAATCATACCGGCTTCATTTACGATGTAGGACTGACCATCGGCTGTAGTTGCCATTGCAGTGAGGAATGCTTTAGCCTCTTCCGCTCTGGGGCTCTGGCTGTTCACACAGTACCAGCTGGGAGCGAAGAGATAGAGACCTGTCTGAGGTTTTTCTGTGAAGGCGTGGGGAGCATAACCCATTTTGAAAGTTACGCCGAGCTGCTTCATGTTGGGATCAACCCAGTTCCCCTGGTGGAGGAATGCTGTTTTGCCCTGGGCAAAAGATCCGACCTGATCGTCATAGCTTCCGTTGAGAAGGATATTCTGGTCGGCATATTTGAAGAGAAGCTGTACGTATTTTGCATATTCGCGGAAGCGGGGCTCATCCATTTTTCCGGCAAGAGCTTCTTCGATAACACTTGTGTCATTGAAGTCGAGACCGCCGCCCCAGTAGGCTGCCAGGTTGTGCTGACCGGCTACCCACCACATACCGCCGGCTACGGAAGCAGCCATGGCTA
The Spirochaeta isovalerica genome window above contains:
- a CDS encoding sensor domain-containing diguanylate cyclase, translating into MERKVDPDQYGMAYALLRCDNTSLYLLDCNAIFRELSGLECHKKKNAAQIAFGDRTELSLEKILTRDTMILTFARTGKSLKAGRRKVEEGLFELIGIDFTEYQRKEEYMQFRTAGYRQFIENLQGIAFQRMLKPERLAMFTSGALEKLSGYPEDQARDLASWLEIIHPDDRDRMAEEGLKIYEKPGYENESEYRIIRKDGEIRWVRSYDNHFRSEDGDFEMVQGLIVDVTVQKKQEEKIREQNILLEELSITDHMTGLSNRRFMSSILEHFISDYRRSGETFSLLMLDLDHFKLVNDRFGHDGGDAVIKKMAEILRHNLRETDLKARWGGEEFLVLLPRTDRREAVFIGEKLLDIVRSVTVTHNKIDIKFTFSCGVAVNDRRLSEEILLKHADKALYLAKEEGRNRVVLWSDK
- a CDS encoding MFS transporter, yielding MIVDTSKLPWLRGMSHNGRVVTMTEPFWSIPFNMFTVYAVLYMMELGLTERQIGLTQTVLVGTQILSSLISGSLTDRLGRKKTTVIFDMISWMVACLVWATSRSIVGFLIAAVLNGINKVVYVSFTCMVTEDATSSQRLRNYSGLHFMVLTGGFFAPLAGLIVADKGIIGGTRLIYLGSAVIMGLMFLVRNILWTEPVFEKEEKHTGMLRGLSESLSYFLADRQRIITFVLQAVVQFFYIFKPLFYFAYLKDVAGLKSGFISIVPMVISLITMIVLLGIMPRVKNRQRKTMLTTGFLAGSLSLLLLLLSPGHHWSLLLFSVLLDGMSAALIRPLLDSLWADHLDNRKRTRQLAAGNLLFGLLSIPAGSIAAEMYSLSPYLPFGTAGAILLLSGALSLTLRRHE
- a CDS encoding histidine phosphatase family protein, producing MKKLLLIRHGESEANRNRILASRLPYPLTDAGRNDARLIAEELKSRTTPDRIISSPLVRALETAKEFAAVFNLPVSEDERIAEQDLGIYSGMNYDEVKREEHYEPDPLKRWDWVPAGGGESYSMIADRLLSFFRELEGDEKDETLLIVTHAVAFRIIRAILKNTLPLYEAPFPNNGEIWRVDFKRIGDCHNIDSIFLGDSRSFVHNP
- a CDS encoding Hsp70 family protein, whose amino-acid sequence is MTELGIGIDFGTSNTTVAVFDGRQITYLKLDNRSGKGIIMPTALYLDREGSPSVGAEALVRCLEDNTGRKIVLSQKDVGSVTVHMGEMDRDYFIERDRTFTTIVQGKIDSELPGRLFRSMKSYLGDSGDHRFDVFGRKFRLEAILTIILRHIGGEIENQTKNIVKKIAVGRPVLYSGSTGDATSLALERMKTICANAGLGDVSFLMEPEAAALSYLHSHESAEGENILVVDFGGGTLDLCIMTRENKRYSLKAVAGVPRAGDNIDRLIYRHKIFPFLGDGLGNAEDFHFSEFEENLLNWQSTYLLNQSRFMEKINNLIKSGGQNGEKGKRLKKLIRLNGSFQLIELIEEAKIALSTVEMTSIIMEEIDLSVEFSRTDFKDILEPVFKDITAVVAEVLDKAGLDKRDLSRVLCTGGSSRIPAVRQHLAELLGQEPEEWDSFRGIAAGLAVASYQGL
- the pgmB gene encoding beta-phosphoglucomutase — protein: MGERILGIIFDLDGVITDTAEFHYKAWQWLADREGLSFDRTVNEQLRGVSRRKSLEIILKGSNMEEERILRCMDDKNAYYQTLLEGISRQDILPGVEDLLKGIRRRGWKISLASASRNARFILEKLELISFFDGLSDGYSVVRPKPAPDVFIHAAGQLGLPVTQCIVVEDAEAGVKAALEGGMKTVGIGPENRVGAAHIRYDEPGLIALDDLQSLIPG
- a CDS encoding carbohydrate ABC transporter permease, which codes for MSSLSRLSQKGVGGNSRRAGRITLEAITIFLFILFMVPFVMVVLNSAKTSKEIIYNAIAWPESWGQLWTNISLIFNNRTVDYLGAFVDSFLITFLSLLVIVVFSAMAAWVLVRNHRDWAVWIFMIFVAAMVIPFQVLMYPLVRWMRVLGDFLNFKLLGTIPGMVFAYLGFGSSLSIFIFHGFIKNIPYELEEAATIDGCTQQRIFFQIVFPLLKPIMVTVLILNGIWIWNDYLLPVLVLGSNGAVQTIPIAVTAFAGAYLKQWDLILTSTLLAILPVIVLYLFAQRYIIKGMVEGAIK
- a CDS encoding carbohydrate ABC transporter permease; its protein translation is MNNKRLVNILFLFPTVFAFVMIIVVPFFFGLYYSLTDWNGVSPNINFIGFKHYMNLFTLPDFLHSFVITIAFTAINVILVNIVSFSLSLIVTSNLKLRNFYRAGFFVPYLIGGIVLGYIWQFLFNNIFLAIGDSLSIGFLQASFLSKPDTVIWAMSVVNTWQYSGYLMLIYVASIQSIPASLMEAAQVDGAPYLKRVIHILIPMMANAFTISLFLTLTNSFKLFDMNFTLTNGGPATRFLGTPVKASQMFAMNIVDTAQANKMAEAQAKAVVLFLTLVIVALIQVTINKRKEVEM
- a CDS encoding ABC transporter substrate-binding protein; the protein is MKKVLSLLLMVMLATAVYAGGQQGDKDMADGGDVTVTMFQLKVEIKDALDAYAAKYSEMTPGVTVKVETLGGGADFGGAMKAKAQAGEMPDIFVIEGKGGYDVWKDYIANLDDQPWLKDTDLAFMVDGSAYGFPVAIEGYGLAYNADILAKAGIDPATLTTRSAYEKAFMTLEAKKDELGIDAPVAMAASVAGGMWWVAGQHNLAAYWGGGLDFNDTSVIEEALAGKMDEPRFREYAKYVQLLFKYADQNILLNGSYDDQVGSFAQGKTAFLHQGNWVDPNMKQLGVTFKMGYAPHAFTEKPQTGLYLFAPSWYCVNSQSPRAEEAKAFLTAMATTADGQSYIVNEAGMIPAFKSVEIKPTGQLSQALMAANAKGGNYGVFFGMLPDGAGQNVFGPIYDLFAQNQDDLEQFIADMKDAFAQLPNM